The genomic stretch AGTTAGTTAGGAATGATGTAAATAATATAAGGAAAAGTATATGGAACCAACTAATAACCAGCCAAGAATGGaacaacataattaattattaattagttttattaatttataatttaatttattttttaaattattgttgacCACATTCAAAATATGAGGGAAGATACGCTAGTGATAGAAGATAATCACGTAACAGATCCTTTGATCATTAATTAGCTGGttccatataattaattatgttttattaatgcGTAATACATGAAACATAGAAATAATATCCAAAACCATCCAAtttacaagaaaaagaaacatccatGTGCCTATCAGTAACAACATCCAGTTAAAGTCACCAGTACCTCTAGTTTACCAGTTGGCTGATTCTTGGCTTATATAGAGTTGGTTCCCTAGCATTGTTGATAATATAATGTCGTTTCTTAAACTCATATTATTCAACTACCTTTGCTTCTTTCTCACTCTCATCACCACCTTCAATTTGTTCATAACCGAAGccagtaataataataatcatagtAATGACCTTGATTACTTGAAGTGCGATTGTTTAAACAACAAAACCATCTCTCCCATTATCCCCACTACCATCTACAAATCCAACCTCCAAACCCTTCTCACCTCCCTCTCTTCCCACGCGGCCACCGCCGGCTTCAACAACGCCACCGCCGCCGGCGGCCACCCGAACGAAACAATCTATGGGATGTACATGTGCCGCGGTGACGTCAGCAACCAGACATGCCAAGAGTGCGTAGAAACAGCAAAGCAGGAAATAGGGTCAAGGTGTGGGAATAACTCGAAAGAAGCCATAATTTGGTACCACCAGTGCTTCCTTCGCTACTCGAATCGTTCGTTCTTCTCTACCTTGGATGAGTGGCCTCGCCTTGAGTACATCGTTCACAACAATGGCAGCAATGCGGGCAATGAAGGAAGCTACGGGTGGTTGTTGGCGAGCACGTTGAACGAGGCAATTGAAGAGGCGAAGAGCAAGATGAAGAAATTTGCAACAAAACACGCGAGCTTAAATGGTTCTAAGAACGTATATACACTTGTTCAATGCACTCAGGATCTGCGGAGAGAAGATTGCAGTAAGTGTTTGAATGATTTAATGAAGGATATTCCTATGTGCTGTTTGGGAACCGATGGTGGGATGGTTCTTTCTCCATGCTGCAATTTGATGTTCGGATTACGCCAATTTTACTCCAATGTTACTATTCGTACCACCTGGAATTCACTACCTAATTCTAGACTTGGTAAATATCAAACTAAGCTTTCAGGTAAAACTTTCCTCTTGgcttaattttgtaattttctatttcttatttattttatgctaaATTTTTGTTTACATTTGGGTAAAAATTGACTTACAGTCTACATGTGaagttaatagttaaaaatggataaataatttgatagatttaactaaattatcatttaacTATTTTTAGCTATCAACTCCAAATAAAGTTAGGTGCATCTAAATTTCTCCCTTATTTTTAAGAGTGATTAGACTGTTTGATAGCATGCCATAACATTATTTGTCTCAAAAACTTAaactaatagtaaaaaaaatggaTGAAAGTGACTTTGTGACTTAAAACTAAAGTTATTTGTGACTTTGTGTAAAACTTTGATTTCTAATATTttctcaaaattaaattcataatatttaaacagatattatcttttaatttaattagtataTAAAATGCTAAGACTCGCAAATGGAAATAATACTTCAACTTATTAAGGGATATTTatgaaaaccattgaagaaacACTTGCATTATTGAATTCACGGGCAATATTGATTGTTATGCAGGAAAACCAAGTGGCAGAAGATTAAAGATTATCATAGCGTCTACTGTTCCTATTGTTGCTTTCTTGATGCTTTATTTCTTTGGCTATCATTTCCGGCGATAAATGCTCTGCGGCGTTATAAGGCTATCCTTAAAGAAAATTGTATGTAATGTGTGTAAAAAGGAAAATCAGTCCTTATGAACTTTCGTTTTCTAATTAAGCTTagcaattatatattttattcttatgCTGCATGCTATTCATATTTCGCGTATCTTTGTGTAGTTGGAAACGAAAGTACTACTTTGGAGTCATTGCAATTTGACTTAGTTACGATTGAAGAAGCAACAAACAATTTTTCTTGTGCAAACTTGATAGGTAGAGGTGGATTTGGAGAAGTTTACAAGGTGAGAGATGAAATTAGTACAATATATACATGttactttattttgttttctccTTGTATTAATTCCTAAGTTATTTATATAGGGCATTCTTTCTGATGGACGAGAAATAGCGGTAAAAAGATTATCAGTAACTTCCGAGCAAGGCATTGCAGAATTTAAGAATGAAGTTTTGCTGATAGCTAAACTTCAACACAGAAATCTTGTTGCATTATTGGGATTTTGCTTACAAGAAGGAGAGAAAATACTTATTTATGAATTTGTTCCTAACAAGAGCCTAGACTACTTTTTATTCGGTTAGTTTGTTAATCCCTTGAGCTTAATTTTTATAAAGTTCCTTGTTGTTTTCTTTGTATTCATGGAATTCTACTTTGTTATCTCTCACCTGTACCTTCCTTGATAAATTTTGCAGGTTCTGAACTGCATAGGCTATTAAGTTGGTGTGAGAGATTTAAAATTATAGGCGGAATTGCTAGTGCAATTCTTTATTTACATGAGTATTCTCGCCTCAAAATTATACACCGTGATATCAAACCTAGTAATATTTTATTAGATGCCAACATGAATCCTAAAATTTCAGATTTTGGCATGGCAAGAATGGTTGCTATTGACCAAGATCAAGGACGAACACGTAGAATTGTCGGAACATAGTAAGTTCTAAACTTGTTAATTGCTTACCATCTAAATACACTTGGCATGTGTTAAATTGGATTTATAAAGATCGGATACTTAGAAATGTTACAATGATAGCCATGAAACTATTTAATGTGCATCTTATACATAGATAAGcataatatttattttggttAGATTATCCACAAAGAAGTTATTGTTATTCTTTATGTATTTAACTATTGCTTGTTGTTTTAATATTATTGATTTCCTTTTGCAGTGGTTATATGTCTCCAGAATATGCTATGTTAGGAAAATATTCGGAAAAATCTGATATCTTCAGTTTTGGAGTTATGATTTTGGAAATTGTTAGTGgcaaaaaaaattcaagttcTTATGACTCTTACTACAACGATGGTCTCTTGAGTCATGTGAGTACCAAACAACTAGCTTTTCTCAATCAATTTAATAAAGtgtatatatacacacacatatGATTTCAGTGTTTAATATGATGAGATGGTTGTAGGCTTGGAAGCAATGGAGAGATGGGACACCATTTGAAATACTGGACCCAAATCTACATGAATCATGTTCTCAAATGGAAGTGATTAGATGCATCCAAGTTGGTTTACTATGTGTTCAAGAAAATCCTAATGATAGGCCACAAATGGCAGAAGTAGTTTCATATCTAAGTAACCTCTCCATTGAGTTGCCATTTCCTCACGAGCCTGCTTTTTTTGTACATGGTAGAATGAATCCAAATATGGTCGCACTAGAAGTTGATTCAGGACACCTAAGCAATAGTTCCACTCAACATTCACTCAACGAAATGTCTATTAGTATCTCTGTTCCACGATAGTACGAGGTCAATTGAAGCCATTACACGTGTGTGTTAGTGTGTACATATATGAAATTcaaattcttttattcaaataatGGATATAATAAATATCAGTTACTTTGAATTGATGTGCAAATACTTGTTCTGTATCAACTGTGAGAGCACATTTGGttctttatatttatttctGTGTTTGTGCCCACAAGGGAATTTGTTTATTTGTTGTAGAAAAGTTTTGTGTTGCTTCTTGTTTATAGAGGAACGTgttctagttcattaatgaatGTGTCTGCTATTCCTGAAAAGAGTAAGTCCTGAGTTATTATGTGTTCTACTTCTAAGTTCTTTTCTGGTTCTGAGCATTTTTCTCATAATACAAATCTTCCAAGAGAATATTTGGTTTTGGAATTAAAATGGAGGAGGTAGGAGTAAATGATTCGTTAAACCAAGAAATAAAATCATCTAAGTAAAATACGCATATAAAAATTGGGAGAAGAGTTAGTTGTGCTCCCTAGCTGCAAAATCAGGTTCGAATTCTTCCAGCTTTATTCCTACATTTCTACGTTGAATGCTACTGCACTTGATGGAGACCCTCTATTGTTCAAAGGTAATTCCTTGGAATAAAATTAGTCTGTTAAAAATGTTTCTTCTGTAATAAATTTTCATTAGGTATTTTCCTTGGAATCTTTTCTGTTGTCCTTTGCCTAAGTTCCTTAATAATTACATAATGTGAAACAGACaactagatttttttttaacgAACTTTCCAACTCATTAACAGTGATCAAATGCTTTTAATTAATACAACGGGCTAAAAAATCCGATGCTTACGTCCCCATCAATGAGTAATGGGGGTAGCCAAGTTGCCATCTAGGACCCATGCAAAAGTGTTGGCTTCTCCACCTACAAGATTTGACAAAACGATTGGATAAGAATCTCAAGATAAATACAATTCGACACttacattttattttctcacaTTGAAATAAATATAAGTTTGCAAATAATAATCCACAGAGAACGGAAGAAGGTGTGTCATTCACGTTTCCATTATTGGCAAAGTCGCTAGCGTAGTTGTCCAAAGAGGTCAAATCCTGCTTTGTTGACTCATGCTCACGGTTCCAATTATATCATacattttcttttcatatatGGCCACCTCTACAGTGCTCCTTTTCATTGAACATTTACAACACTAAGAGTTATCATTATTATCATTTCTTTATTTTCCCTTTCTTAATGCAGAAACCTTTATTCACAACTTCACCACCTTCATCATCATGTTCGACACCAAAAATATCACACTACCATTCTTACTTAGAACCCTAACACTAACAGTACTTTTGACTTCAGAACATGCCTCAGCTTCTGTTTTCGATTCAGTCAACTGCACAACCAACTCCACCTTCGCTCCAAACAGCACCTTCGACGTCAACCTCAGCACACTCTTCTCATATCTTACTTCCAACGTCACCAACGGCAACAATCTCAGGTTCTTCAACGCAACTGCAGGCTCTCACGGTTCAGACGCCGCCGTCTACGGCCTCTTCATGTGCCGTGGTGACGTGCCACTTGCACTGTGCCGAGAGTGCGTCGGTTTCGCAGCGCAGAACATAGCCTCGTCGTGTCCCTCTGCTAACGAGGCTGTCATCTGGTACAACGAGTGCTTGTTACGCTACTCCaacagattcttcttctccaccATGGACGAATGGCCAAGGTACCTACACTACAGTTTAAGAATTTCAATTAGTTTGAGTTGTAAAGTTTTGGATCTTGTATAATCTGCTTGTGTTTAGGTACCAGATCAAGATCCCGTTGGGGGACCCTGTGGTTTTGCACAGCAAAGGTTTCTACAGTGCTTTAGGGTCCATATTCAATGGGATTGGAAATGAAGCAGCGTTGGCTCTTGGCGGTTCTGATAACAAGTATGCAGTGAAGCAAGCCGCCGCCACTGCAACCACCACAGTGTACGGTCTTGCTCAGTGCACGCCGGACCTCTCAGCCGCTGACTGCAAGCGGTGTATCGTGGACGCGGCGGCTGAATTTCCAAGGACTTGCTGCGGCGGGAGCATAGGGGGAAGTGTTTTGTTTCCAAGTTGCATTGTTAGGTATGAAACGTATCCGTTTTATCAGCATTCAGGTACCTCCGGGACATTAACAACAACTAATAAGGGTCAGTTCATATTCTttctttaattaatattaaaaatcaattagaaATGAATGTTAGGAATAGGATTATCAAAGTTTTTGCATCCATTCAAATTTGAGTAAGAAAAGGTTAAATAGTTCTATGTTTTGACAGGAGGAGGAAATAGCAGAACACAAGTGATTGCTATGGTTGCAGTTGTGGTTGTGATTTTGGTGATGGTTTTATGCTTTGGCTACTTTTACCTTCGAAGAAAACTGAGGAAGAGACGCAAGACTGGTCTCAGAATCAGAAAAAACTGTAATTCCAGTTAACTAGTTTCCTCTTACTCTCAACTCTCAACCTTGATAGAAAAGCCTAGAGTAGTTTGAAACTCTGTTCTTGTGAACTTTGTTTTGTTGTAGTTAGGCCTGATATGAGTGCCTCAGAGTCTTTGGAATTTGATTTGGATACAATTCAATTCGCAACAAACAATTTTTCTCAAGGGAGCAGGATAGGCAAAGGAGGGTATGGAGAAGTCTACAAGGTGCTACATTATGTAAAACTATGTGATGAGAATAATGTAACATTATGGTTCTTGTTCTATTTTCTTGCACTTTCGTACTAATGGCTTGAAGTTCTAGGGAATTCTTCCTAGCGGAGAAGAAATAGCAGTGAAGAGGCTCTCAAGAAATTCTGGACAGGGGGTGGAGGAGTTCAAGAATGAAGTATTGTTGATAGCTAAACTTCAGCACAGGAATTTGGTGAGGTTAATGGGATTCTGCCTCGAAGATCAAGAGAGTATACTTATCTATGAATATGTACCTAACAAGAGCCTTGATCACTTCCTATTTGGTATGCTAGTTCAATTATTTGTTATCTTTTTACatcataatttaattaaattatttagttGTTCATAGGAAAGATCCCTTCTGTTTTTTCTCACCTGGTTGGTTGATGACAATCTTAGATCCCTCCAAGCGAAGAGAATTAACTTGGTCGCAAcgttataaaatcataaaaggAATTGTTCGAGGAATTCTTTATCTTCATGAAGATTCTCGTCTCATGATAATACATCGAGACCTCAAACCAAGCAATGTTCTACTTGATAATCAAATGAATCCCAAAATTTCTGACTTTGGAATGGCGAGGATAGTAGATACAGATCACATCCAAGGATGTACTAACAGAGTTGTGGGCACATAGTGAGTCATATATCCTTAACTTTACCTGCTAAATCCCTCTACACATGATAAATTcaccttttttttcttcatttattATATTGAAAAGAATATAGAAAACGAGTACTATCCTTCCTGTCACATTGGATCAAGTTAAAAGTTGAAAATATATTGCCTAATTTGCCGGTTCAATATTTGTgatcaaagaaaaataatatgtgCAATGTAATGCAATACTACATGAAAATATTTCTAGACTTTTACCATTTTTATTTGGGTTAGATGGTATCAACTAATCTTTCTTGCTTGGCTAGTTTATTATATTGTACTAATACTTTTTTAACCCTTTATTATGTAGTGGTTATATGTCTCCGGAATATGCAATGCATGGACAATTTTCAGTAAAATCAGATGTTTTTAGTTTTGGAGTCATGGTTCTTGAGATTATAAGTGGAAAGAAGAATTCGTCTTCTTTTGATTCATGTCGTATTGACGACCTCTTGAGTTATGTGAGTATCAAGTCCCCAAAATTTCATGTGATGAACTCTGTTGGAAtattcaaatcaaatcaaaacatatcatttatttaatttgtggTTTCAGGCATGGAAACTGTGGAATAGTGATGAATCAGTATTTCAATTGCTGGATCCAGTTCTGCAAGAAACTTATAATCCAAATGAAGTTGAAAGGTGTATCCAGATTGGATTATTGTGTGTACAAGAAAATCCAGATGAGAGACCTACAATGGGGACCATAGCTTCATATCTTACAAATGATTCAGTTgaaatgccatatcctcaggAACCAGCATTTTTCATGAAAGGAAGGACAAGGCGGCATGCATCTGGACATGAATCATATTCATCAGGTCACACCACCAAATATTCTTTCTCATCCTCTGTAAATGAGATGCCTACAACTGCTTTCTTCCCTCGATAGTCCTCCTTTTTTTTAggtataatataatataatatataacaaGATTTTAATTATCTTATACATAACTTATCACTTTACTTTTGTGGGTGTTGCGACAATTGCATAGTTTTCTCTGTTTTTTCTTCCTTTGTTATTCCTTCCCTAATTTTGACTTGAAGAATTGTTTAATTTTATGTGTAACGTATCGAATATTTTTTAAGGGATATGTGTTAATTAATACGTTTAAAACAAAAGCTTAAAGTATAAACagctatttttaaataaaactttatcaatataacttaaaaaaatcGTTTATACTAATGTTAGCCCCTAGATTTTACATATTAAACTGAAAATAATGGTGAAATATTGCTGATAATTCCAGAATCGATACTAAAGAGATATTGGAAAGAATTGGTAGGAaggacataaatggtgagatgtggTTGCGGCAGAGTGGGTTAATCTAACATAACATGAAGAAAAGAGATGaactagtaaaaaaaaaaaaaaattggaagtGTAAATTAATTCCAATTTGCATGATTGCATCAAACTAAACCGCCACAACCGGTGTCAAAGaccagaaaaagaaagagccATGTTGGTAAACTCTGTTCCAGAAGTGGGTGAGGAGGCATGTGGGAAAGCTGATCCGGAAAGAAGGGACAAGTGACAATGATGGTGAAAGACTGGTGGTGGATGGAAAAAGCAtacattttatattttgatgcaAGATATAGtttgtaatttattttgaaatctTGTAAATGTttaaaaaggaaaataatataatacaatTTTCTGATTTATTTCCTCTTGTCAATGATCAATTTATTCTgaggtgttttttttttttttttgagcaGGAGTAATATTTTTCATAGTAATTAAAGTATTATGTTTTGGTTAATAAGAGtgtgatatgtttgttaattttgaataaaatctgaccaatttaaaaataatatttgataattttttttcaaaaatattataatacataaaataactaatttttatatatactgatataataattatatttattagctTATTGTCATGTGCTatcctaaaaaaataaaaacattattttataggactatgttatatatatactaaaattagttattaaaatcagttatcagtataaaatatatattaaaatataaatatatattaaaaataaattaaattatatatgtatttatagtatatacaaatatattaatcactgattttagtgtacgaataatatttttgtattttataataaatGATAGATATTGCTGACAATTAAGAACCTCTGATAGACAAAGTGGCTAACCAAAAATGCCACAAAATTCTCAAGGTACTATTTGACTTATTAGTGAATTCTTTCCGTACAAACTTGATAGGTTTATTCTGTGAAAGCCATACTATTCTATTTGGTTAAACAGCTTTGTGAAGCCtgtagttttatttttttaattttgtctttctAACTTTTGTAAGATTTTAGGATAAGTTATATTTGCAACATGgaaaagacaatcatgcaaaaTGAGTTGTTTTACAATAATCgtaaaaagaaaatagttataCAACTATCATTATTATCGTGAACGAGAAATCAATATCTCCATAAAGATAATTCTATATAGTTTTAGGCTAAAAATTATGCATCATTATCAAAAGTCTCAGATTTTTTTGGGTAAGGCAAGAATAAAAGGAGTTGATCAAACTCATGGAAATAATATCAAGTTACCAATATAATTCAACAATATTAGTATTGTAGGGGCATGGTAATGAGTTTCCATTACTTTTCTTGCATCTTGCGAAAAAGCACTCATTTTGAATTCAAACAATCTAGAAATCAGACTTACCATCAAAATatcaaacaaaaagataagaGTAATAGTAGAGAGttatgaaaatttattattttttatcagtaattaattattaatgtttaaaattatagattaagatatattataaaattattatactaaaataatcagattaataattaaaagtgatgaataaaaataataaattctgatgtTGGTCAAACCGTTAAATATGGTAAAGCCGTGGAGACATAAGCAACGGACCAAAACATGTTTCAGGCTAAAGTCAGAGCAGTACAGTCAAACCTTGTGTAACGGCCTGGCCCAAACTCCTGCAGGTCGACCCGACTCGAGCGCTACCCGACCCAGACGGTTGGGCGAACAGCTCCCAAACCGACTCTGACACGCGTCATGCACAGCTCATCCGCAGCTGTGAGGAAACGCCTTGGAGAAAGTGGGCCTGTCCTCACAGGGCCCACGTCTGACACAATATATAAGGGGAAGGACAGCCCttcccccaaggtacgtcacacTTTTCCACCTAACCATTTTCCCTCCTGCACACTAgctgactagagcgtcggagtgtctttgcaggtggcaccccctcTCCCCTCACACGACGAGAGCACGGCTTCCCGGCACTCCCATACCCAGTGTGATCCCGATCGAAGCGTCCTCATCTCCTCCAACGAACCACCCGAACCATCCGGAAGCCCTCATcacgaacattggcgccgtctgtgggaaCAACGCTTAAATGGAAGTCGCGCTGGGTCCCGGAGACCAAACCCGAGGAGCCGGAGCGGAGGGGGCAGCCTCCGTCGCCTTACTAAGGGGGCGGCGGAGGTCCCCCCGACAACACACAGAACAGCACACGAGGACACGACCCTTCGGGGGAACGGACGGCGACAGCGCCATTATAATGCAGGAGCTACGCCATAGAGTCCAGAACCTAGAGCGACAGTTGGCCGACCAGGAGCGTGACGGACGAACCACCGATCCCAGCTACACCCCATCCCCCGAAAGCGAAGAGGGAGACTCCCACCGAAGCCGCCAGCGACGTACCTCCGCATCCCGAACGGAAGCGGAGAGCACGCGCGAGGAGTCCCCGATTTCGAGAAGACGAAACGACACGATCATCTACTCCCGGGGCAGGGTAACCCGTCGCGCGGCATGAGATCGTGAAGACGGGGAAAGGAGATCCGCGAGGACACGACAACCTGTGATAATGGGCGCCACCCCATTCCACCGATCTATCCTCGAAGTCCGGTtgccgaaacacttcgacaaaccaacggacatgaggtacgacgAAACTCAAGACCCTCTAGAACACCTCACGGCCTTCGAGGCCAGGATGAATCTGGAGGGAGTAGGGGACGAGGTAAGATGCCGTGCCTTCCCGGTAATCTTAGCGGGACCCGCGATCAGgtggtttaacggcctcccgCAGGGATCCATCTACAGTTTCTCGGACATCAACCGTGCATTCCTGGCCCAATTTACAACACGAATAGCAAAGGCAAAGCACCCGATCAACCTTTTGGGGGTAACCCAAAGACAAGGAGAGCCGACCAGGAGGTACCTGGATCGGTTCAATGATGAATGCTTGAAAATCGACGGCCTAACCGATTCGGTGGCCAGTCTTTGCCTGacgaacggcctcctcaacgagaaCTTTCGAAAACATCTTACCACGAGACCAGTTTTGACGATGCACGAGATCCAGACGGTAGCCAAGGAGTACATAAATgacgaggaagtcagccgagtTGTGGCTGCCAATAAACGGCAGTCCAGCTACAATCAACCCCGGCAACAGGGCAACGGGGAAAGGCTAAAGGAACAAACCAGGGAAGAGGCGCCAAACAAGGCACCAAGGACATTCCCCCGAGTCGGAAAATTCACCAACTACACTCCGCTCACTCTTCCCATCGTGGAAGTTTTCCAACAAATACCTGAGAAAGGAATCCTGTCGAAACCCCGACCACTCAAGGACCGCACTGGAGGGAACAAAAACCTCTATTGCGATTACCACAAAGGCTACGGTCACCTAACGCAGGACTGTTTTGACCTAAAAGATGCACTAGAACAAGCGATAAGGGAAGGTAAACTAGCAGCATTCTCCCACTTAATCAGGGAGCCAAGGAGACGTTATCGCGACCAAGATGAAGAAGGCAAAACCCGCTCGGCAAAGCGGCGACAAGAGCCAGAAGACAGAGATCACGGCCTCACTGTGATAAACGTGGTGACGGCCAAAAATGCCGCACCAAGATCCAGATCGGCGCACAAGAAAGACGCAAAGATATTGTCGATCTCCTCCTCGTCGACGCGAAACTTTAAGAAGCCTCCATTCATTTCTTTTGGCCTGGAAGACCGATGGTTCGACGACGCCCCGGAAAATCCACCCATGGTCATCacggccagagtgggaaccggTCTCGTCAAACGCATCCTTGTTGACACGGGGGCGGACTCGAAcatcatgttccgcaacgtATTCGACGCACTGGGACTAAGGGATGCCGATTTGACAACTCACCAACACGGGGTCATTGGTTTGGGCGACCATTTCATCAAACCAGACGGAGTAATATCCCTGCCGATCTCTGTGGGACAATCCCAGGGCCGAAGATCGGCGATGGCCGAGTTCGTGATCCTCCGAGACTCCACCGCCTATAATATCATCCTGGGAAGGAAGACGATCAACGATTTTGAGGCCATAATCAACACAAAGCTACTAGTCATGAAGTTCGTTACCGATGACAGATCTATAGGGTCCGTAAGAGGAGACCTTGAGACGGCAGTCGCTTGTGACAATGCCAGCCTCTCCCTAAGAAAGAAGTCCAAGGAGGCGTCCGGCGTGTTCCTAGCCGACCTAGATGCCAGAGTAGACGACAAACCCAGACCGGAACCAGAAGGGGATCTAGAGAAGTTCATGATCGGCGACGCGGAGGAAAGATTCACGTTTGTCAACAAGAACCTCCTGCATGAGTTGAAGGAGCCCTTGGTCGAAATGATAAGAGCCAATAGGGACTTGTTCGCCTGGACACcggccgacatgccgggcatagacccaAAAATTATGTCGCATCATTTAGCCGTGAAGGCGGAAGCGCGTCCAGTAGCCCAACGGAGGAGAAAGATGTCGGCGGAGAGGGCAGAGGAGGTGGCCAAGCAGACGGccagcctcctagaagcaggtTTTATACGAGAAGTAGACTATTCGACATGGCTCTCGAATGTAGTTCTAGTAAAAAAGCACAACggcaagtggagaatgtgcgtaGACTACTCTGACCTCAACAAAGCATGTCCCAAGGATTGTTTCCCCTCCCTAACATAGACGCACTCGTCGATGCTGCGGCGGGATACCGGTATCTAagcttcatggacgcctactccggttacaaccagataccgatgcaccgtccAGACGAGGACAAgacggcgttcataacgccgGGGGAAACTTTCTGCTACAAGGTGATGCTATTCGGCCTAAAAAATGCAGGGGCAACATaccaaaggctaatgaataggATATTCCACGACCTCATAGGGAAGACAGTTgaagtctacgtggacgacatcctCGCGAAAACAACGCGACCCGACGACCTCCTGAACGATCTGGCGAGTGTATTCGCGTCCCTTCGACAACATGGCATGAGGCTGAACCCCCTCAAGTGtgccttcgccatggaagctGGAAAGTTCCTTGGATTCATGATAACCCAAAGAGGGGTAGAAGCCAACCCGGAGAAGTGCCAGGCGATACTCCAAATGAAGAGCCCAGGCAGTATCAAGG from Arachis stenosperma cultivar V10309 chromosome 9, arast.V10309.gnm1.PFL2, whole genome shotgun sequence encodes the following:
- the LOC130947568 gene encoding cysteine-rich receptor-like protein kinase 10 isoform X2; this encodes MFDTKNITLPFLLRTLTLTVLLTSEHASASVFDSVNCTTNSTFAPNSTFDVNLSTLFSYLTSNVTNGNNLRFFNATAGSHGSDAAVYGLFMCRGDVPLALCRECVGFAAQNIASSCPSANEAVIWYNECLLRYSNRFFFSTMDEWPRYQIKIPLGDPVVLHSKGFYSALGSIFNGIGNEAALALGGSDNKYAVKQAAATATTTVYGLAQCTPDLSAADCKRCIVDAAAEFPRTCCGGSIGGSVLFPSCIVRYETYPFYQHSGTSGTLTTTNKGGGNSRTQVIAMVAVVVVILVMVLCFGYFYLRRKLRKRRKTGLRIRKNFRPDMSASESLEFDLDTIQFATNNFSQGSRIGKGGYGEVYKGILPSGEEIAVKRLSRNSGQGVEEFKNEVLLIAKLQHRNLVRLMGFCLEDQESILIYEYVPNKSLDHFLFDPSKRRELTWSQRYKIIKGIVRGILYLHEDSRLMIIHRDLKPSNVLLDNQMNPKISDFGMARIVDTDHIQGCTNRVVGTYGYMSPEYAMHGQFSVKSDVFSFGVMVLEIISGKKNSSSFDSCRIDDLLSYAWKLWNSDESVFQLLDPVLQETYNPNEVERCIQIGLLCVQENPDERPTMGTIASYLTNDSVEMPYPQEPAFFMKGRTRRHASGHESYSSGHTTKYSFSSSVNEMPTTAFFPR
- the LOC130947568 gene encoding cysteine-rich receptor-like protein kinase 10 isoform X1 → MFDTKNITLPFLLRTLTLTVLLTSEHASASVFDSVNCTTNSTFAPNSTFDVNLSTLFSYLTSNVTNGNNLRFFNATAGSHGSDAAVYGLFMCRGDVPLALCRECVGFAAQNIASSCPSANEAVIWYNECLLRYSNRFFFSTMDEWPRYQIKIPLGDPVVLHSKGFYSALGSIFNGIGNEAALALGGSDNKYAVKQAAATATTTVYGLAQCTPDLSAADCKRCIVDAAAEFPRTCCGGSIGGSVLFPSCIVRYETYPFYQHSGTSGTLTTTNKGGGNSRTQVIAMVAVVVVILVMVLCFGYFYLRRKLRKRRKTGLRIRKNCNSIRPDMSASESLEFDLDTIQFATNNFSQGSRIGKGGYGEVYKGILPSGEEIAVKRLSRNSGQGVEEFKNEVLLIAKLQHRNLVRLMGFCLEDQESILIYEYVPNKSLDHFLFDPSKRRELTWSQRYKIIKGIVRGILYLHEDSRLMIIHRDLKPSNVLLDNQMNPKISDFGMARIVDTDHIQGCTNRVVGTYGYMSPEYAMHGQFSVKSDVFSFGVMVLEIISGKKNSSSFDSCRIDDLLSYAWKLWNSDESVFQLLDPVLQETYNPNEVERCIQIGLLCVQENPDERPTMGTIASYLTNDSVEMPYPQEPAFFMKGRTRRHASGHESYSSGHTTKYSFSSSVNEMPTTAFFPR
- the LOC130947568 gene encoding cysteine-rich receptor-like protein kinase 10 isoform X3; the encoded protein is MFDTKNITLPFLLRTLTLTVLLTSEHASASVFDSVNCTTNSTFAPNSTFDVNLSTLFSYLTSNVTNGNNLRFFNATAGSHGSDAAVYGLFMCRGDVPLALCRECVGFAAQNIASSCPSANEAVIWYNECLLRYSNRFFFSTMDEWPRYQIKIPLGDPVVLHSKGFYSALGSIFNGIGNEAALALGGSDNKYAVKQAAATATTTVYGLAQCTPDLSAADCKRCIVDAAAEFPRTCCGGSIGGSVLFPSCIVRYETYPFYQHSGTSGTLTTTNKGGGNSRTQVIAMVAVVVVILVMVLCFGYFYLRRKLRKRRKTGLRIRKNCNSIRPDMSASESLEFDLDTIQFATNNFSQGSRIGKGGYGEVYKGILPSGEEIAVKRLSRNSGQGVEEFKNEVLLIAKLQHRNLVRLMGFCLEDQESILIYEYVPNKSLDHFLFDPSKRRELTWSQRYKIIKGIVRGILYLHEDSRLMIIHRDLKPSNVLLDNQMNPKISDFGMARIVDTDHIQGCTNRVVGTYGYMSPEYAMHGQFSVKSDVFSFGVMVLEIISGKKNSSSFDSCRIDDLLSYAWKLWNSDESVFQLLDPVLQETYNPNEVERCIQIGLLCVQENPDERPTMGTIASYLTNDSVEMPYPQEPAFFMKGRTRRHASGHESYSSESILKRYWKELVGRT